One Nocardioides aromaticivorans genomic window carries:
- a CDS encoding IclR family transcriptional regulator, which translates to MSALAMEQADVTTSTTTRELPPSMVERMTLILDLFTERQTWLTLEEIARSTGLPRSTAHRILDQLVRLDWLEHASVGYGLGRRSLVLGGGSAEHADLRSAASPYLHDLLLRTGAVIHLGVLEGARVTYLDKLGGRFATTVPSRVGGSAPAHCTGLGKAMLAWLEPEHVDALVGEELRPRTPSTIPGLEKLHVELARIRARSGLALERGECFPDIACVAAAVRGPRGPVGAISIVAAAGTALERVAPLVLDATRRIAADLFPDVDPLSRRLHVVD; encoded by the coding sequence ATGTCGGCACTCGCGATGGAGCAGGCGGACGTCACGACGAGTACGACGACGCGCGAGCTGCCGCCGTCGATGGTCGAGCGGATGACGCTGATCCTCGACCTGTTCACCGAGCGGCAGACCTGGCTGACGCTGGAGGAGATCGCCCGCTCGACGGGCCTCCCGCGCTCCACCGCGCACCGCATCCTCGACCAGCTGGTCCGCCTCGACTGGCTCGAGCACGCCTCGGTCGGCTACGGGCTCGGCCGCCGCTCGCTCGTCCTGGGCGGGGGGTCAGCCGAGCACGCGGACCTCCGCTCCGCGGCATCGCCGTACCTCCACGACCTGCTGCTGCGCACCGGCGCCGTGATCCACCTCGGCGTCCTCGAGGGCGCGCGGGTCACCTACCTCGACAAGCTCGGCGGCCGCTTCGCGACCACCGTGCCCTCGCGGGTCGGCGGCTCCGCGCCCGCGCACTGCACCGGCCTCGGCAAGGCGATGCTCGCCTGGCTCGAGCCCGAGCACGTCGACGCGCTGGTGGGGGAGGAGCTCCGGCCCCGCACCCCCTCGACGATCCCCGGTCTCGAGAAGCTCCACGTCGAGCTCGCCCGGATCCGGGCGCGGTCGGGGCTCGCGCTGGAGCGGGGCGAGTGCTTCCCCGACATCGCCTGCGTGGCCGCCGCGGTGCGCGGGCCGCGAGGTCCGGTCGGCGCGATCTCGATCGTCGCCGCGGCAGGTACGGCGCTCGAGCGGGTCGCGCCGCTGGTGCTCGACGCCACGCGGCGCATCGCTGCCGACCTGTTCCCGGACGTGGATCCGTTGAGTCGGCGGTTGCACGTCGTGGACTGA